The following are encoded together in the Anoplopoma fimbria isolate UVic2021 breed Golden Eagle Sablefish chromosome 9, Afim_UVic_2022, whole genome shotgun sequence genome:
- the LOC129096404 gene encoding uncharacterized protein LOC129096404, protein MPQNGVSYEGRRRGPRHSTCRANHQVPGTGLVNGAVAHSGWPAAATEITPAGKVNGAKPPCVVNGDVYHWYKDKSTKAAHPRTLRNQRGTASAVSDASAAGGGRSVRTPGGIWVKGATSPDAAASICSSEQTEPQISLSATAKNQRRREKFRLKKRNSAVDFLQKPSLPLMPPREEEDWEKEIQEVTLTDWEKNCFGIEPYGPQDVIHFSLRDLTLKQRDTVDLPVTASYSPAVHHPLPVRWRCCSIPTEPDQFADADQ, encoded by the exons ATGCCTCAGAACGGTGTGAGCTatgagggaagaagaagaggaccGCGTCACAGCACCTGTAGAGCCAACCATCAGGTCCCAGGCACGGGTTTGGTTAATGGAGCCGTCGCTCACAGTGGCTGGCCAGCTGCTGCCACTGAGATCACACCTGCCGGCAAGGTGAATGGTGCCAAACCGCCGTGCGTGGTTAATGGTGATGTTTACCATTGGTACAAGGACAAGAGCACAAAGGCGGCGCACCCAAGGACACTCAGGAACCAGAGAGGCACCGCTTCAGCTGTATCTGACGCCTCGGCAGCTGGCGGGGGCCGCAGTGTCCGCACTCCCGGTGGTATCTGGGTGAAGGGGGCCACCAGTCCAGACGCTGCTGCCTCGATCTGTAGTTCTGAGCAAACAGAACCACAAATCAGCCTGTCAGCAACGGCCAAGAACCAGAGGAGAAGGGAGAAATTTAGACTTAAGAAGAG AAACTCAGCGGTCGACTTTCTGCAGAAGCCTTCACTCCCACTGATGCCCCcgcgagaggaggaggactgggaAAAGGAGATCCAGGAGGTCACACTGACTGACTGGGAGAAGAACTGTTTCGGCATCGAACCCTACG gTCCACAAGATGTCATCCATTTTTCTTTGCGGGATTTGACGCTTAAGCAACGGGACACAGTCGACCTGCCAGTGACGGCCAGTTACAGCCCAGCCGTGCACCACCCGCTCCCCGTCCGATGGCGCTGCTGCAGCATCCCCACCGAGCCAGACCAGTTCGCGGACGCTGACCAGTAA
- the rab11fip4b gene encoding rab11 family-interacting protein 4B isoform X1 codes for MTSVDEGFAGGKRGTADHGLPSLVSGGGEEERRGPVIMCTRAFPDPECQLFPGEVGEPEEEVADESRERESDRDSAVESTQGSDTSDGLIRPEDKEDALGHLFFPGDKCGQTSISVTSDLSSASLNEEQFEDYGEGEEPDYTPSSPCADDETRTNGYSDLGSSVPSSAGQTPRKVRQHYNGEMMDVYCSQCSKKVNLLNDLEVRLKNLKVNSPNRKITSTAFGRQLLHNSNLSSSNGSTEDLFRDSIDSCDIDINEKVSSLEKKVAELENEILMNGDIKSKLKQENTQIVHRVHELEEQLKDQETRAEQSVQEGLRRHRESYGKMERDKNTQIELLTNRVKQVEEENSELSLNMSRLKSQTEKLDEEKQRMTDKLEDTSLRLRDEMDLYKKMMDKLRQNRQQFQKEKDAMQELIEDLRRELEHLQLFKLETERTGRSRSYSSGLADFNSRTREVELEHEVKRLKQRFVSQDYLPSELQHLVLSGARLRPGLMENQKLKEQNDDLNGQILSLSLYEAKTLFATQTKAQSLAAEIENASRDQLMEALKEQEEINIRLRQYMDKIILSILDHNPSILEIKGE; via the exons GGTGGTGAGGAGGAGCGGCGTGGTCCGGTCATCATGTGCACTCGGGCCTTTCCTGACCCTGAGTGCCAGCTGTTCCCGGGAGAGGTGGGGGAGCctgaggaggaggtggcagACGAGAGCAGGGAGAGGGAATCGGACAGAGACAGTGCAGTGGAAAGCACCCAAGGGTCAGACACCTCCGACGGGCTGATCAGACCTGAAGACAAGGAAGACGCACTGGGGCATCTCTTTTTCCCTGGAGACAA GTGTGGTCAGACTAGCATctcagtgacctctgacctatCCTCGGCTTCTCTGAACGAGGAGCAGTTCGAGGACTACGGAGAAGGGGAGGAACCGGACTACACTCCCAGCAGCCCCTGCGCCGACGACGAGACTCGAACCAACGGGTACTCGGACCTCGGCTCATCTGTTCCCTCTAG TGCGGGTCAGACTCCTCGTAAGGTGCGGCAGCATTACAACGGTGAAATGATGGACGTCTACTGCTCTCAGTGCAGCAAAAAGGTCAACCTGCTGAACGACCTGGAGGTTCGCCTCAAGAACCTCAAGGTGAACAG CCCCAACAGGAAAATCACAAGCACTGCTTTTGGAAG gCAGCTGCTTCACAACAGCAACTTGAGCAGCAGTAATGGCAGCACGGAAGACCTCTTCCGAGACAGCATTGACTCCTGTGACATCGACATCAACGAGAAG GTGAGTTCTCTGGAGAAGAAGGTGGCAGAACTGGAGAACGAGATCCTGATGAACGGAGATATCAAGTCCAAGCTGAAGCAGGAGAACACGCAAATAGTACACAG GGTTCATGAGCTCGAGGAGCAGCTGAAAGACCAGGAGACGCGAGCAGAACAAAGTGTGCAGGAGGGGCTGAGACGACACCGAGAGTCCTACGgcaagatggagagagacaagAACACGCAGATAGAGCTGCTGACCAACCg agtGAAGCAGGTTGAGGAGGAGAACAGTGAGCTGAGTCTGAACATGAGCCGGCTCAAATCACAGACGGAGAAACTGGATGAG GAGAAGCAAAGGATGACGGACAAGCTGGAGGACACCAGTCTGCGCCTGAGGGACGAGATGGACCTCTACAAGAAAATGATGGACAAACTGAGACAGAACAGACAGCAGTTCCAGAAAGAAAAGGACGCCATGCAGGAG CTCATCGAGGACCTGCGTCGAGAGCTGGAGCATTTGCAGCTCTTCAAGCTGGAGACGGAGAGGACGGGACGTAGTCGCAGCTATTCCTCTGGGCTGGCGGACTTCAACAGCCGGACCAGGGAGGTGGAGCTGGAGCACGAGGTCAAGAGGCTCAAGCAG cGATTTGTGTCCCAGGACTATCTCCCCTCTGAACTCCAGCACCTGGTGTTGTCTGGGGCTCGGCTCCGACCCGGTCTGATG gaGAACCAGAAGCTGAAGGAGCAGAACGATGATCTCAACGGTCAGATCCTCAGCCTCAGTCTCTATGAAGCCAAGACGCTGTTCGCCACGCAGACCAAGGCCCAGTCCCTCGCTGCTGAGATAGAGAACGCCTCCAGAgaccag TTAATGGAGGCCctgaaggagcaggaggaaatCAACATACGTCTGCGACAGTACATGGACAAAATCATCCTGTCCATCCTGGACCACAACCCCTCCATCCTGGAGATCAAGGGCGAATAG
- the rab11fip4b gene encoding rab11 family-interacting protein 4B isoform X3, with amino-acid sequence MTSVDEGFAGGKRGTADHGLPSLVSGGGEEERRGPVIMCTRAFPDPECQLFPGEVGEPEEEVADESRERESDRDSAVESTQGSDTSDGLIRPEDKEDALGHLFFPGDKCGQTSISVTSDLSSASLNEEQFEDYGEGEEPDYTPSSPCADDETRTNGYSDLGSSVPSSAGQTPRKVRQHYNGEMMDVYCSQCSKKVNLLNDLEVRLKNLKVNSPNRKITSTAFGRQLLHNSNLSSSNGSTEDLFRDSIDSCDIDINEKVSSLEKKVAELENEILMNGDIKSKLKQENTQIVHRVHELEEQLKDQETRAEQSVQEGLRRHRESYGKMERDKNTQIELLTNRVKQVEEENSELSLNMSRLKSQTEKLDEEKQRMTDKLEDTSLRLRDEMDLYKKMMDKLRQNRQQFQKEKDAMQELIEDLRRELEHLQLFKLETERTGRSRSYSSGLADFNSRTREVELEHEVKRLKQENQKLKEQNDDLNGQILSLSLYEAKTLFATQTKAQSLAAEIENASRDQLMEALKEQEEINIRLRQYMDKIILSILDHNPSILEIKGE; translated from the exons GGTGGTGAGGAGGAGCGGCGTGGTCCGGTCATCATGTGCACTCGGGCCTTTCCTGACCCTGAGTGCCAGCTGTTCCCGGGAGAGGTGGGGGAGCctgaggaggaggtggcagACGAGAGCAGGGAGAGGGAATCGGACAGAGACAGTGCAGTGGAAAGCACCCAAGGGTCAGACACCTCCGACGGGCTGATCAGACCTGAAGACAAGGAAGACGCACTGGGGCATCTCTTTTTCCCTGGAGACAA GTGTGGTCAGACTAGCATctcagtgacctctgacctatCCTCGGCTTCTCTGAACGAGGAGCAGTTCGAGGACTACGGAGAAGGGGAGGAACCGGACTACACTCCCAGCAGCCCCTGCGCCGACGACGAGACTCGAACCAACGGGTACTCGGACCTCGGCTCATCTGTTCCCTCTAG TGCGGGTCAGACTCCTCGTAAGGTGCGGCAGCATTACAACGGTGAAATGATGGACGTCTACTGCTCTCAGTGCAGCAAAAAGGTCAACCTGCTGAACGACCTGGAGGTTCGCCTCAAGAACCTCAAGGTGAACAG CCCCAACAGGAAAATCACAAGCACTGCTTTTGGAAG gCAGCTGCTTCACAACAGCAACTTGAGCAGCAGTAATGGCAGCACGGAAGACCTCTTCCGAGACAGCATTGACTCCTGTGACATCGACATCAACGAGAAG GTGAGTTCTCTGGAGAAGAAGGTGGCAGAACTGGAGAACGAGATCCTGATGAACGGAGATATCAAGTCCAAGCTGAAGCAGGAGAACACGCAAATAGTACACAG GGTTCATGAGCTCGAGGAGCAGCTGAAAGACCAGGAGACGCGAGCAGAACAAAGTGTGCAGGAGGGGCTGAGACGACACCGAGAGTCCTACGgcaagatggagagagacaagAACACGCAGATAGAGCTGCTGACCAACCg agtGAAGCAGGTTGAGGAGGAGAACAGTGAGCTGAGTCTGAACATGAGCCGGCTCAAATCACAGACGGAGAAACTGGATGAG GAGAAGCAAAGGATGACGGACAAGCTGGAGGACACCAGTCTGCGCCTGAGGGACGAGATGGACCTCTACAAGAAAATGATGGACAAACTGAGACAGAACAGACAGCAGTTCCAGAAAGAAAAGGACGCCATGCAGGAG CTCATCGAGGACCTGCGTCGAGAGCTGGAGCATTTGCAGCTCTTCAAGCTGGAGACGGAGAGGACGGGACGTAGTCGCAGCTATTCCTCTGGGCTGGCGGACTTCAACAGCCGGACCAGGGAGGTGGAGCTGGAGCACGAGGTCAAGAGGCTCAAGCAG gaGAACCAGAAGCTGAAGGAGCAGAACGATGATCTCAACGGTCAGATCCTCAGCCTCAGTCTCTATGAAGCCAAGACGCTGTTCGCCACGCAGACCAAGGCCCAGTCCCTCGCTGCTGAGATAGAGAACGCCTCCAGAgaccag TTAATGGAGGCCctgaaggagcaggaggaaatCAACATACGTCTGCGACAGTACATGGACAAAATCATCCTGTCCATCCTGGACCACAACCCCTCCATCCTGGAGATCAAGGGCGAATAG
- the rab11fip4b gene encoding rab11 family-interacting protein 4B isoform X2 codes for MTSVDEGFAGGKRGTADHGLPSLGGEEERRGPVIMCTRAFPDPECQLFPGEVGEPEEEVADESRERESDRDSAVESTQGSDTSDGLIRPEDKEDALGHLFFPGDKCGQTSISVTSDLSSASLNEEQFEDYGEGEEPDYTPSSPCADDETRTNGYSDLGSSVPSSAGQTPRKVRQHYNGEMMDVYCSQCSKKVNLLNDLEVRLKNLKVNSPNRKITSTAFGRQLLHNSNLSSSNGSTEDLFRDSIDSCDIDINEKVSSLEKKVAELENEILMNGDIKSKLKQENTQIVHRVHELEEQLKDQETRAEQSVQEGLRRHRESYGKMERDKNTQIELLTNRVKQVEEENSELSLNMSRLKSQTEKLDEEKQRMTDKLEDTSLRLRDEMDLYKKMMDKLRQNRQQFQKEKDAMQELIEDLRRELEHLQLFKLETERTGRSRSYSSGLADFNSRTREVELEHEVKRLKQRFVSQDYLPSELQHLVLSGARLRPGLMENQKLKEQNDDLNGQILSLSLYEAKTLFATQTKAQSLAAEIENASRDQLMEALKEQEEINIRLRQYMDKIILSILDHNPSILEIKGE; via the exons GGTGGTGAGGAGGAGCGGCGTGGTCCGGTCATCATGTGCACTCGGGCCTTTCCTGACCCTGAGTGCCAGCTGTTCCCGGGAGAGGTGGGGGAGCctgaggaggaggtggcagACGAGAGCAGGGAGAGGGAATCGGACAGAGACAGTGCAGTGGAAAGCACCCAAGGGTCAGACACCTCCGACGGGCTGATCAGACCTGAAGACAAGGAAGACGCACTGGGGCATCTCTTTTTCCCTGGAGACAA GTGTGGTCAGACTAGCATctcagtgacctctgacctatCCTCGGCTTCTCTGAACGAGGAGCAGTTCGAGGACTACGGAGAAGGGGAGGAACCGGACTACACTCCCAGCAGCCCCTGCGCCGACGACGAGACTCGAACCAACGGGTACTCGGACCTCGGCTCATCTGTTCCCTCTAG TGCGGGTCAGACTCCTCGTAAGGTGCGGCAGCATTACAACGGTGAAATGATGGACGTCTACTGCTCTCAGTGCAGCAAAAAGGTCAACCTGCTGAACGACCTGGAGGTTCGCCTCAAGAACCTCAAGGTGAACAG CCCCAACAGGAAAATCACAAGCACTGCTTTTGGAAG gCAGCTGCTTCACAACAGCAACTTGAGCAGCAGTAATGGCAGCACGGAAGACCTCTTCCGAGACAGCATTGACTCCTGTGACATCGACATCAACGAGAAG GTGAGTTCTCTGGAGAAGAAGGTGGCAGAACTGGAGAACGAGATCCTGATGAACGGAGATATCAAGTCCAAGCTGAAGCAGGAGAACACGCAAATAGTACACAG GGTTCATGAGCTCGAGGAGCAGCTGAAAGACCAGGAGACGCGAGCAGAACAAAGTGTGCAGGAGGGGCTGAGACGACACCGAGAGTCCTACGgcaagatggagagagacaagAACACGCAGATAGAGCTGCTGACCAACCg agtGAAGCAGGTTGAGGAGGAGAACAGTGAGCTGAGTCTGAACATGAGCCGGCTCAAATCACAGACGGAGAAACTGGATGAG GAGAAGCAAAGGATGACGGACAAGCTGGAGGACACCAGTCTGCGCCTGAGGGACGAGATGGACCTCTACAAGAAAATGATGGACAAACTGAGACAGAACAGACAGCAGTTCCAGAAAGAAAAGGACGCCATGCAGGAG CTCATCGAGGACCTGCGTCGAGAGCTGGAGCATTTGCAGCTCTTCAAGCTGGAGACGGAGAGGACGGGACGTAGTCGCAGCTATTCCTCTGGGCTGGCGGACTTCAACAGCCGGACCAGGGAGGTGGAGCTGGAGCACGAGGTCAAGAGGCTCAAGCAG cGATTTGTGTCCCAGGACTATCTCCCCTCTGAACTCCAGCACCTGGTGTTGTCTGGGGCTCGGCTCCGACCCGGTCTGATG gaGAACCAGAAGCTGAAGGAGCAGAACGATGATCTCAACGGTCAGATCCTCAGCCTCAGTCTCTATGAAGCCAAGACGCTGTTCGCCACGCAGACCAAGGCCCAGTCCCTCGCTGCTGAGATAGAGAACGCCTCCAGAgaccag TTAATGGAGGCCctgaaggagcaggaggaaatCAACATACGTCTGCGACAGTACATGGACAAAATCATCCTGTCCATCCTGGACCACAACCCCTCCATCCTGGAGATCAAGGGCGAATAG
- the rab11fip4b gene encoding rab11 family-interacting protein 4B isoform X4: MCTRAFPDPECQLFPGEVGEPEEEVADESRERESDRDSAVESTQGSDTSDGLIRPEDKEDALGHLFFPGDKCGQTSISVTSDLSSASLNEEQFEDYGEGEEPDYTPSSPCADDETRTNGYSDLGSSVPSSAGQTPRKVRQHYNGEMMDVYCSQCSKKVNLLNDLEVRLKNLKVNSPNRKITSTAFGRQLLHNSNLSSSNGSTEDLFRDSIDSCDIDINEKVSSLEKKVAELENEILMNGDIKSKLKQENTQIVHRVHELEEQLKDQETRAEQSVQEGLRRHRESYGKMERDKNTQIELLTNRVKQVEEENSELSLNMSRLKSQTEKLDEEKQRMTDKLEDTSLRLRDEMDLYKKMMDKLRQNRQQFQKEKDAMQELIEDLRRELEHLQLFKLETERTGRSRSYSSGLADFNSRTREVELEHEVKRLKQRFVSQDYLPSELQHLVLSGARLRPGLMENQKLKEQNDDLNGQILSLSLYEAKTLFATQTKAQSLAAEIENASRDQLMEALKEQEEINIRLRQYMDKIILSILDHNPSILEIKGE; the protein is encoded by the exons ATGTGCACTCGGGCCTTTCCTGACCCTGAGTGCCAGCTGTTCCCGGGAGAGGTGGGGGAGCctgaggaggaggtggcagACGAGAGCAGGGAGAGGGAATCGGACAGAGACAGTGCAGTGGAAAGCACCCAAGGGTCAGACACCTCCGACGGGCTGATCAGACCTGAAGACAAGGAAGACGCACTGGGGCATCTCTTTTTCCCTGGAGACAA GTGTGGTCAGACTAGCATctcagtgacctctgacctatCCTCGGCTTCTCTGAACGAGGAGCAGTTCGAGGACTACGGAGAAGGGGAGGAACCGGACTACACTCCCAGCAGCCCCTGCGCCGACGACGAGACTCGAACCAACGGGTACTCGGACCTCGGCTCATCTGTTCCCTCTAG TGCGGGTCAGACTCCTCGTAAGGTGCGGCAGCATTACAACGGTGAAATGATGGACGTCTACTGCTCTCAGTGCAGCAAAAAGGTCAACCTGCTGAACGACCTGGAGGTTCGCCTCAAGAACCTCAAGGTGAACAG CCCCAACAGGAAAATCACAAGCACTGCTTTTGGAAG gCAGCTGCTTCACAACAGCAACTTGAGCAGCAGTAATGGCAGCACGGAAGACCTCTTCCGAGACAGCATTGACTCCTGTGACATCGACATCAACGAGAAG GTGAGTTCTCTGGAGAAGAAGGTGGCAGAACTGGAGAACGAGATCCTGATGAACGGAGATATCAAGTCCAAGCTGAAGCAGGAGAACACGCAAATAGTACACAG GGTTCATGAGCTCGAGGAGCAGCTGAAAGACCAGGAGACGCGAGCAGAACAAAGTGTGCAGGAGGGGCTGAGACGACACCGAGAGTCCTACGgcaagatggagagagacaagAACACGCAGATAGAGCTGCTGACCAACCg agtGAAGCAGGTTGAGGAGGAGAACAGTGAGCTGAGTCTGAACATGAGCCGGCTCAAATCACAGACGGAGAAACTGGATGAG GAGAAGCAAAGGATGACGGACAAGCTGGAGGACACCAGTCTGCGCCTGAGGGACGAGATGGACCTCTACAAGAAAATGATGGACAAACTGAGACAGAACAGACAGCAGTTCCAGAAAGAAAAGGACGCCATGCAGGAG CTCATCGAGGACCTGCGTCGAGAGCTGGAGCATTTGCAGCTCTTCAAGCTGGAGACGGAGAGGACGGGACGTAGTCGCAGCTATTCCTCTGGGCTGGCGGACTTCAACAGCCGGACCAGGGAGGTGGAGCTGGAGCACGAGGTCAAGAGGCTCAAGCAG cGATTTGTGTCCCAGGACTATCTCCCCTCTGAACTCCAGCACCTGGTGTTGTCTGGGGCTCGGCTCCGACCCGGTCTGATG gaGAACCAGAAGCTGAAGGAGCAGAACGATGATCTCAACGGTCAGATCCTCAGCCTCAGTCTCTATGAAGCCAAGACGCTGTTCGCCACGCAGACCAAGGCCCAGTCCCTCGCTGCTGAGATAGAGAACGCCTCCAGAgaccag TTAATGGAGGCCctgaaggagcaggaggaaatCAACATACGTCTGCGACAGTACATGGACAAAATCATCCTGTCCATCCTGGACCACAACCCCTCCATCCTGGAGATCAAGGGCGAATAG